The bacterium genome includes the window GCCGGGCGAGCAGGTCAAGGCCGCCATCGAAGAGCTTTATCTGGATTACAGCCGCAATGCCAAGATCCCCGGGTTCCGCCCGGGCAAGGTCCCGCGCACCGTGCTGGAGGCCCGTTTCGGCAAGGGGATCGAGGCCGAGGCCATCGAACGGCTGGTGCCGGAATCCTACGAAAAGGCCCTGGTGGACCACAAGATCGTGCCCATCAACCGGGCCGAGATCTCGGACCTGGACTTCACTTCCGACCGGAGCATCAAGTTCAAGGCCACTTTTGAAGTGCTGCCCCCGGTGGCCATCAAGCAGTACAAGGGCCTGCCGGCCACCAAGCGCCTGCGCAAGATATCCGGCCTGGACGTGGACCGGGAGATAGAATACCTGCTGGGGCTCTATGCCGAATACAAGCAGACCGGGAACCCGGCCAAGGACGGCGACCGGCTGATCATAGATTTCGTTCCGGTTTCCGGCCTGGACAACCCCGAAAAATCCAAGGGCGAGAATTACCCGGTGGACCTGGGCACGCCCCAGGTGCTGCCGGAGTTCAATAAGAACCTGGTCGGGACCAAAGCCGGGGTCATCAAGGATATCACCGTCAAATACCCCGACGATTACCAGGGCGGCGGGCTGGCCGGCAAGGAAGCTGTGTTCAAGGTCACGGTCAAGGAAGTGCGGGAGAAGCACCTGCCGGCCCTGGATGACGAATTTGCCAAAAAGGTCAGCGAGTACCAGACCATAACCGAACTGAAGGAAAAGATCAAGAACGGGCTGGAGTCCCGCTCCAACTCCGAGGCCGCCGAGGGGGTCCGGGTGCAGGTGCTGCAGAAGATGATAGAGGACAACCCGATGGAACTGCCCCAGTCGCTGGTGACCGGAGAGCTGGAAAAGATGGTGGCCGACGCCAAGGAGCGCCACCACCACCAGCACAAGCACCAGGACGGCCAGGAATGCCAGGATGGCCCCGATGACGCCAAGCTGAAGGAGCAGTACCAGCCCATAGCCGAGTGGAAGATAAAAGAGGAGCTGCTGCTGGCCGAGGTGGCCCGGCAGGAGAAGATAGAGGCATCAGAGGCCGAGCTGGAAGAAGCCTTTGCCGACCTGGCCCGCTATTACCGCAAAACAACCGGGGAGATCAAGGCCACCTTCAGTTCCAGCCAGGACCGGCTGGACGACCTGAAGGACAGGATAGCAGTGACCAAGGCCGGCAAACTGGTGGCCGAAGCGGCCGCGGTCAAGGAAGAGTTCATCGAAGGGCCCAAGTAGGACACCCACCCACTAAAGACACGAAAATTTCCAATAACCTCATACCCGTGAAAACGGGAATTTAAAAGAGGAAAAACAATGAGCTTAGTCCCATTTGTGATCGAGCAGAGCGGCCGCGGCGAGCGGGCCTACGACATCTATTCCCGGCTGCTAAAGGACCGGATCATTTTCATCGGCTCGCCCATCGACGACGTGGTGGCCAACCTGATCATCGCCCAGCTGCTGTTCCTGGAGGCCGAGGACCCGGAAAAGGACATCCAGTTCTACATCAATTCCCCCGGGGGCTCGGTCACTTCGGGCATGGCCATCTACGACACCATCCAGTACATCAAGTCCGACGTGGTCACCATCTGCATGGGGATGGCCGCCAGCATGGGGGCCCTGCTTCTGGCCGCCGGGGCCAAGGGCAAGCGCTTTGCCCTGCCCAATTCCCGGATCATGATCCACCAGCCGCTGGGCGGGGTCCAGGGACAGGCCACCGACATCGACATCCACGCCAGGGAGATCCTTTTGATCCGGGAGAAGCTCAACGGCATCCTGGCCCATCACACCGGAAAGTCGGTGGAGAGAATAGCCAAGGACACCGACCGGAACTTCTGGATGTCATCCGACGAGGCCAAGGAATACGGGATCATTGACGATATTATGAAGACCAGGGTCCATGCCCTGAAGAATGAGGATAAAAAGTAAAAAAGACACAACAAAGTTTTGGCTTTAAACCCCGTGTATAATATTTATACACGGGGTTTATTTTTATCTGTATTTTAAGCTTTTTGTTTGGTATAATAAAATGGAACAAAAAGGAGTGTACCGGTATGGGTATCAAAAAAACAGGCGGTATCGTTTTTGTCAACCTTGTGCTGTCCTCGCTTTTTTGCTTGACTGCTTGGGCAGAAACGGTAATTACAGACAATATTTTTACCGATACTGTTTGGGACAAGATCGGCAGTCCATACATTGTCGTTAATCCAATAACCGTGATGAACAGCGCCACCCTGACAATCGAACCCGGGGTGACGGTTAAGTTTAATAGCGAAACTGGTCTGATCCTTGGCAATAGCGGCTCCTGCCGTCTTATAGCAGAGGGGACAGAGAGTGACAGCATAGTGTTTACCAGCAGCAGCGGAGCGGACAGCGGATGGGGCGGCATAATACTCGGTGATGGCAGCGACTATTACGGGCCGAGTAGCCTGTCGTATTGCGTGATCGAGAAGGCCATAAACGGCCTTACTTGTATCAATACCCAGACCTTGGTCAGCGGCTCGGTCATCCAGCAGAACGGAAACTACGGGATGTGGATCAATAACACTGATTTGGAGATCGTTAAAAGCAAGATCATCAACAACAGAAGCTGCGGCATTTACAACGAAAGTTATTACGGATTGCTTAAGATCGGCGGGTCGCCGGCCAACTCCTGCCAGCTTTACGGCAATGGCACATACGAGTGCTACAATGCGGGGGCGGAAAGCGTGATGGCCTACAGCAACTATTGGGGCACTACCGACCTGGCGCTGATAGACAGCCGGATATATGATTATTATGACGACAACAACTGGGGGATCGTCCATTATACGGCCATTCCCCTGGCGGTTCAACTGACCTCTTTCACTGCGGTTTCAGCCGAAAACGGAGTTGTCATCTCCTGGCGTACCGAGTCGGAAAGTGATTGCTACCAATGGTCGGTGGAAAGAAGACCGGCGGGGGGTATTTATCAGCAGATATATTCTACGGGCGGGCAAACCAACAGCGCCACGCCCCGGCAATATGACCATACTGACAACAGTCCGCTGACCGGCGGGG containing:
- the tig gene encoding trigger factor; amino-acid sequence: MKVELKEPKVWQRVFEIEVPGEQVKAAIEELYLDYSRNAKIPGFRPGKVPRTVLEARFGKGIEAEAIERLVPESYEKALVDHKIVPINRAEISDLDFTSDRSIKFKATFEVLPPVAIKQYKGLPATKRLRKISGLDVDREIEYLLGLYAEYKQTGNPAKDGDRLIIDFVPVSGLDNPEKSKGENYPVDLGTPQVLPEFNKNLVGTKAGVIKDITVKYPDDYQGGGLAGKEAVFKVTVKEVREKHLPALDDEFAKKVSEYQTITELKEKIKNGLESRSNSEAAEGVRVQVLQKMIEDNPMELPQSLVTGELEKMVADAKERHHHQHKHQDGQECQDGPDDAKLKEQYQPIAEWKIKEELLLAEVARQEKIEASEAELEEAFADLARYYRKTTGEIKATFSSSQDRLDDLKDRIAVTKAGKLVAEAAAVKEEFIEGPK
- the clpP gene encoding ATP-dependent Clp endopeptidase proteolytic subunit ClpP is translated as MSLVPFVIEQSGRGERAYDIYSRLLKDRIIFIGSPIDDVVANLIIAQLLFLEAEDPEKDIQFYINSPGGSVTSGMAIYDTIQYIKSDVVTICMGMAASMGALLLAAGAKGKRFALPNSRIMIHQPLGGVQGQATDIDIHAREILLIREKLNGILAHHTGKSVERIAKDTDRNFWMSSDEAKEYGIIDDIMKTRVHALKNEDKK
- a CDS encoding FlgD immunoglobulin-like domain containing protein, whose product is MFTSSSGADSGWGGIILGDGSDYYGPSSLSYCVIEKAINGLTCINTQTLVSGSVIQQNGNYGMWINNTDLEIVKSKIINNRSCGIYNESYYGLLKIGGSPANSCQLYGNGTYECYNAGAESVMAYSNYWGTTDLALIDSRIYDYYDDNNWGIVHYTAIPLAVQLTSFTAVSAENGVVISWRTESESDCYQWSVERRPAGGIYQQIYSTGGQTNSATPRQYDHTDNSPLTGGDYEYLLTQTSSTGQTIHYGPVSISIAGKNPTSFALNGCYPNPASYRAAIDYQLPEQAQVTIKIYNALGQLVRTLVDETQPAGYYQRSWDGTGQQSNTVSSGTYIYRMEAGGGKYSKIKKMIWLK